In a genomic window of Leishmania mexicana MHOM/GT/2001/U1103 complete genome, chromosome 30:
- a CDS encoding putative amino acid transporter, translating to MLWVAVILPMCLPKEINSLRIVSTVAILFVVFFTVTCVIHSSRSLHARGMRDDLVTFQTGNTAINGLSGLMFAFIAQVNAPEISREMYKFSVHRVFLSALLGMSLCANLYFLTGLFGYLDFGPEVSDSILAMYNPLKDHLMAVSYIGMMLKICVGFALHLIPCRDCVYYMIGTEVSQVPWWKNAILCSLQAAAALVAGLFIPRITVVFGLLGGFCGGFVGFIFPSLFMMYSGGFSTARVGWGHFLGTYALLLTGVVAVVWGTSAAIHGAVVSSW from the coding sequence ATGCTGTGGGTGGCCGTGATCCTGCCGATGTGCCTGCCGAAGGAAATTAACTCGCTGCGCATCGTCTCCACAGTGGCCAtcctcttcgtcgtcttCTTCACCGTCACCTGCGTCATTCACTCTTCTCGGAGCCTGCATGCACGTGGCATGCGAGACGACCTGGTGACTTTCCAAACCGGCAACACGGCTATCAACGGCTTGTCGGGCCTCATGTTTGCCTTCATTGCGCAGGTGAACGCGCCGGAGATCTCTCGTGAGATGTACAAGTTTTCTGTACACCGGGTCTTCttgtcggcgctgctcggcatGTCGCTCTGCGCGAATCTGTACTTCCTGACAGGTCTCTTCGGCTACCTCGACTTTGGTCCTGAGGTGAGTGACTCCATCCTGGCCATGTACAACCCCCTGAAGGACCATCTTATGGCCGTCTCGTACATTGGCATGATGCTCAAAATTTGCGTAGGCTTCGCTCTGCACCTGATCCCGTGCCGCGACTGCGTGTACTACATGATTGGCACCGAAGTATCCCAAGTGCCATGGTGGAAGAACGCCATATTGTGCTCCCTGcaagctgctgcggctctcGTCGCCGGCCTCTTCATCCCGCGCATCACCGTTGTCTTTGGTCTTCTGGGTGGCTTCTGCGGTGGCTTTGTCGGCTTCATCTTCCCCTCGCTGTTCATGATGTACTCGGGTGGCTTCTCGACCGCCCGCGTCGGTTGGGGCCACTTCCTCGGCACCtacgcactgctgctgacggGGGTGGTTGCCGTCGTCTGGGGCACTAGCGCCGCCATCCACGGCGCTGTCGTCTCTTCGTGGTAG
- a CDS encoding putative amino acid transporter aATP11: MEVAQGYEAKYVPGLEDVSSGEAPDPYDFSRCDPRRQIELQDKIRADRVARRLVPTNVFQKYFDYFVPYGGLVSTGLNLASSSIGAGIIALPYAFNASGLVMAIIYMVMIAYLTIYSYYLLGQAGAKTGLRNYEQIVRTLLGPGADYFLAFCMWFLSFGGEVSYVISVKDVLTAFLEDADSTPAFLLNIWGQRLLTFVVWLVAMLPLCLPKEINTLRYFSCVAIVFIVYFVIAMVVHSAQNGLRADPRPEIRMFTTGNTAVSGMSTFIFAFLSQLNAYESFEEMHNPTPLRLTLGATISVGIVFVLYFLSGLFGYLDFGTEMTGSALKKYSPVKDVMMGVGYVGILFKLCVGYGLHMIPVRDAIYHCVRVDVHKFAWWKNACVCAFMALLSLVAGLFIPSINVVFGLVGGFSGGFIGFIYPSFMVMYAGNWSLSSVGWFHYLSTYFLLIVGVVGVVWGTASSIYGEI; this comes from the coding sequence ATGGAGGTAGCGCAGGGATACGAGGCGAAGTATGTGCCGGGGCTGGAGGACGTCTCCTCCGGTGAGGCGCCGGACCCGTACGACTTCTCGCGGTGCGACCCGAGGCGCCAGATCGAGCTGCAGGACAAGATCCGCGCTGATCGCGTGgctcgccgcctcgtccccACGAATGTGTTCCAGAAGTACTTCGACTACTTTGTGCCCTACGGCGGTCTGGTTTCCACCGGCCTCAACCtggccagctcctccatTGGTGCGGGCATCATCGCGCTACCCTACGCCTTCAACGCCTCTGGTCTTGTTATGGCCATCATCTATATGGTCATGATTGCCTACCTCACTATCTACTCCTACTACCTGCTGGGGCAGGCGGGCGCGAAGACGGGCCTGCGCAACTACGAGCAGATCGTGCGCACGCTCCTGGGCCCCGGCGCGGACTACTTCCTCGCCTTCTGCATGTGGTTTCTCAGCTTTGGCGGGGAGGTGTCGTACGTCATCTCCGTGAAGGATGTGCTAACGGCATTCCTCGAGGACGCGGACAGCACACCGGCGTTCCTGCTGAACATCTGGGGCCAGCGCCTTCTCACGTTCGTCGTGTGGCTCGTGGccatgctgccgctgtgcctgCCGAAGGAGATCAACACGCTGCGCTACTTCTCCTGCGTCGCGATTGTGTTCATAGTGTACTTTGTGATTGCGATGGTGGTGCACAGCGCACAGAACGGCCTGCGCGCCGATCCGCGCCCGGAGATCCGGATGTTCACGACGGGCAACACCGCCGTCTCCGGGATGTCCACGTTCATTTTTGCCTTCCTATCGCAGCTCAACGCGTATGAAAGTTTTGAGGAGATGCACAACcccacgccgctgcgcctcacgcTGGGCGCCACCATCTCTGTGGGCATTGTGTTTGTGCTGTACTTCCTCTCCGGCCTCTTTGGGTACCTGGACTTCGGCACCGAGATGACCGGGTCCGCGCTGAAGAAGTACAGCCCGGTGAAGGACGTCATGATGGGCGTCGGCTACGTTGGTATCCTGTTCAAGCTGTGCGTCGGCTACGGTCTGCACATGATCCCTGTTCGTGATGCCATCTACCACTGCGTCCGCGTGGATGTGCACAAGTTTGCGTGGTGGAAgaacgcgtgcgtgtgcgccttcatggcgctgctgtcgctggtgGCTGGCCTGTTCATCCCGAGCATCAACGTCGTCTTCGGCCTCGTTGGCGGCTTCTCTGGCGGCTTCATTGGCTTCATCTACCCCTCCTTCATGGTGATGTACGCCGGCAACTGGTCGCTGTCGTCGGTCGGGTGGTTCCACTACCTGTCCACGTACTTTTTGCTGATTGTCGGTGTTGTGGGCGTCGTGTGGGGCACGGCCAGCTCCATCTACGGCGAGATTTAA
- a CDS encoding putative amino acid transporter aATP11 — protein MEVAQGYEAKYVPGLEDVSSGEAPDPYDFSRCDPRRQIELQDKIRADRVARRLVPTNVFQKYFDYFVPYGGLVSTGLNLASSSIGAGIIALPYAFNASGLVMAIIYMVMIAYLTIYSYYLLGQAGAKTGLRNYEQIVRTLLGPGADYFLAFCMWFLSFGGEVSYVISVKDVLTAFLEDADSTPAFLLNIWGQRLLTFVVWLVAMLPLCLPKEINTLRYFSCVAIVFIVYFVIAMVVHSAQNGLRADPRPEIRMFTTGNTAVSGMSTFIFAFLSQLNAYESFEEMHNPTPLRLTLGATISVGIVFVLYFLSGLFGYLDFGTEMTGSALKKYSPVKDVMMGVGYVGILFKLCVGYGLHMIPVRDAIYHCVRVDVHKFAWWKNACVCAFMALLSLVAGLFIPSINVVFGLVGGFSGGFIGFIYPSFMVMYAGNWSLSSVGWFHYLSTYFLLIVGVVGVVWGTASSIYGEI, from the coding sequence ATGGAGGTAGCGCAGGGATACGAGGCGAAGTATGTGCCGGGGCTGGAGGACGTCTCCTCCGGTGAGGCGCCGGACCCGTACGACTTCTCGCGGTGCGACCCGAGGCGCCAGATCGAGCTGCAGGACAAGATCCGCGCTGATCGCGTGgctcgccgcctcgtccccACGAATGTGTTCCAGAAGTACTTCGACTACTTTGTGCCCTACGGCGGTCTGGTTTCCACCGGCCTCAACCtggccagctcctccatTGGTGCGGGCATCATCGCGCTACCCTACGCCTTCAACGCCTCTGGTCTTGTTATGGCCATCATCTACATGGTCATGATTGCCTACCTCACTATCTACTCCTACTACCTGCTGGGGCAGGCGGGCGCGAAGACGGGCCTGCGCAACTACGAGCAGATCGTGCGCACGCTCCTGGGCCCCGGCGCGGACTACTTCCTCGCCTTCTGCATGTGGTTTCTCAGCTTTGGCGGGGAGGTGTCGTACGTCATCTCCGTGAAGGATGTGCTAACGGCATTCCTCGAGGACGCGGACAGCACGCCGGCGTTCCTGCTGAACATCTGGGGCCAGCGCCTTCTCACGTTCGTCGTGTGGCTCGTGGccatgctgccgctgtgcctgCCGAAGGAGATCAACACGCTGCGCTACTTCTCCTGCGTCGCGATTGTGTTCATAGTGTACTTTGTGATTGCGATGGTGGTGCACAGCGCACAGAACGGCCTGCGCGCCGATCCGCGCCCGGAGATCCGGATGTTCACGACGGGCAACACCGCCGTCTCCGGGATGTCCACGTTCATTTTTGCCTTCCTATCGCAGCTCAACGCGTATGAAAGTTTTGAGGAGATGCACAATcccacgccgctgcgcctcacgcTGGGCGCCACCATCTCTGTGGGCATTGTGTTTGTGCTGTACTTCCTCTCCGGCCTCTTTGGGTACCTGGACTTCGGCACCGAGATGACCGGGTCCGCGCTGAAGAAGTACAGCCCGGTGAAGGACGTCATGATGGGCGTCGGCTACGTTGGTATCCTGTTCAAGCTGTGCGTCGGCTACGGTCTGCACATGATCCCTGTTCGTGATGCCATCTACCACTGCGTCCGCGTGGACGTGCACAAGTTTGCGTGGTGGAAgaacgcgtgcgtgtgcgccttcatggcgctgctgtcgctggtgGCTGGCCTGTTCATCCCGAGCATCAACGTCGTCTTCGGCCTCGTTGGCGGCTTCTCTGGCGGCTTCATTGGCTTCATCTACCCCTCCTTCATGGTGATGTACGCCGGCAACTGGTCGCTGTCGTCGGTCGGGTGGTTCCACTACCTGTCCACGTACTTTTTGCTGATTGTCGGTGTTGTGGGCGTCGTGTGGGGCACGGCCAGCTCCATCTACGGCGAGATTTAA
- a CDS encoding putative amino acid transporter aATP11: MPTTATGKSAMSHPNGKAPQHTWEYDSPIRDGVELLEEQAYAADVEGPKKKVSPASEDSEKRVDPFDFSVNSPEQRIARMDRERAERVQRRRTGLNFFQRWFSYILPYGGVMASGINLASSCIGAGIIALPSAFNAAGIIVALIYMVVIAYLTVYSYILLAIVAKKTGLRNYEQIVRTLMGPGAGYFLAFCLWFLSFGAEVSYAISLKDVLTAFLDASETAPAYLQTLPGQRVMTFVLWLVAMLPLCLPKEINTLRYFSCVAICFVVYFAITMVIHSGMNGLQEKPRPVVKLFNQGNTAIGGLATFLFAFISQLNAMEVAGEMHNFSVRRMSIASAIGVFICFVLYFFAGLFGYLDFGPKVTGSALKQYNPVKDAMMGVGYGGLMLKLCVGYGLHMIPVRDAIYYVCQTNVHEIAWWKNACVCGSMALLSLICGLFVPRINVVFGLVGGFAGGFIGYIYPALMVMYAGNWTFSTVGIFHYVCTYLLLFAGVIAVVWGTSAAIFDEVMAQRG; the protein is encoded by the coding sequence atgcccaccactgccacAGGAAAGTCGGCGATGTCACACCCCAATGGAAAAGCGCCCCAGCACACGTGGGAGTACGACTCCCCGATCAGAGACGGCGTGGAGCTTCTCGAGGAGCAGGCCTACGCTGCTGATGTGGAGGgcccgaaaaaaaaagtgtcACCCGCCTCGGAAGACTCGGAGAAACGAGTGGACCCGTTCGATTTTTCAGTCAACAGCCCAGAACAGCGCATCGCTCGCATGGACCGCGAGCGGGCGGAGCGCGTGCAACGGCGTCGAACGGGGCTCAACTTCTTTCAGCGGTGGTTTAGTTACATCCTCCCCTACGGCGGCGTCATGGCCTCTGGCATCAACCTCGCTAGCTCTTGCATTGGGGCGGGCATTATCGCGCTGCCCTCCGCCTTCAACGCCGCAGGCATTATCGTGGCCTTGATCTACATGGTCGTCATTGCCTACCTGACCGTGTACTCGTACATACTCCTCGCCATCGTCGCAAAGAAAACGGGCCTGCGCAACTACGAGCAGATCGTGCGCACGCTGATGGGCCCCGGCGCGGGCTACTTCCTCGCCTTCTGCCTCTGGTTTCTCAGCTTTGGTGCGGAGGTGTCGTACGCGATTTCGCTGAAGGATGTGCTAACAGCATTCCTGGATGCGTCCGAGACTGCTCCTGCGTACCTCCAGACGCTTCCCGGCCAGCGTGTCATGACGTTTGTGCTGTGGCTCGTGGccatgctgccgctgtgcctgCCGAAGGAGATCAACACGCTGCGCTACTTCTCCTGCGTCGCCATCTGCTTCGTCGTGTACTTTGCCATCACCATGGTGATACACAGCGGCATGAACGGCCTGCAGGAGAAGCCCCGCCCTGTTGTGAAACTCTTCAACCAGGGCAACACCGCCATTGGTGGCCTGGCGACCTTTCTCTTCGCCTTCATCTCGCAGCTCAACGCGATGGAGGTGGCGGGCGAGATGCACAATTTTTCGGTGCGCCGCATGTCGATAGCGTCTGCGATTGGAGTTTTCATTTGCTTCGTGCTGTACTTCTTTGCTGGCCTCTTTGGGTACCTGGACTTCGGCCCGAAGGTGACCGGCTCCGCGCTGAAGCAGTACAACCCCGTCAAGGATGCAATGATGGGCGTCGGCTACGGTGGTCTCATGTTGAAGCTGTGCGTCGGCTACGGTCTGCACATGATCCCGGTTCGTGATGCCATCTACTACGTGTGCCAGACGAACGTGCACGAGATCGCCTGGTGGAAgaacgcgtgcgtgtgcggttCGATGGCCTTATTATCGCTCATCTGCGGTCTCTTCGTGCCTCGCATCAACGTTGTCTTCGGCCTAGTTGGCGGCTTCGCAGGCGGCTTCATTGGTTACATCTACCCAGCGCTTATGGTGATGTACGCCGGCAACTGGACCTTCTCGACTGTTGGTATCTTCCACTACGTCTGCACCTACCTGCTGCTTTTTGCTGGCGTCATTGCTGTCGTGTGGGGTACCAGCGCCGCCATTTTCGACGAGGTCATGGCACAGCGCGGCTAA